From Lepus europaeus isolate LE1 chromosome 3, mLepTim1.pri, whole genome shotgun sequence, a single genomic window includes:
- the LOC133756478 gene encoding lymphocyte antigen 6G6e-like: MGPTSIFLCVLFLSGALGLTTSPAQGRLRCYTCSFAKPCYPVPTECREGEACGISTGTSDQNEIIQRKGCLPRAQCLLPGRATYWSRSYILRHECCEQDLCNTATKPQGLPSLLLLLPLLLLAAGTAWGGVFLR; encoded by the exons ATGGGCCCCACCAGCATCTTCCTCTGCGTCCTGTTCCTCTCTGGGGCACTGG GTCTCACCACTTCTCCTGCCCAGGGCCGGCTCCGCTGTTACACCTGCAGCTTCGCCAAACCCTGCTACCCTGTTCCCACCGAGTGTCGGGAGGGGGAAGCTTGTGGCATCAgcactggcacctcag ATCAGAACGAGATCATCCAACGGAAGGGCTGCCTCCCACGGGCACAGTGCCTTCTGCCGGGCCGTGCCACCTACTGGTCACGCTCCTATATTCTGCGGCACGAGTGTTGTGAGCAGGACCTGTGCAACACGGCCACCAAGCCACAGGggctccccagcctcctcctcctcctccccctgctcctCCTCGCGGCTGGCACCGCCTGGGGAGGCGTCTTCCTCCGCTAG
- the LY6G6D gene encoding lymphocyte antigen 6 complex locus protein G6d, translated as MNPQLLWILLGTLLGAALGNRMRCYHCSGSGPSSSCKETVTVTCDEGERCGFLDRKPQPGLGQVKISGNPSMTLGHQHPACVAVHRCNQVEVESVGDVTYETHRNCCFGDLCNSAVASTVAPACIWAAVATTLAWLLPGLWSG; from the exons ATGAACCCCCAGTTGCTGTGGATCCTGCTTGGCACCCTGCTGGGGGCAGCGTTGG gAAACCGCATGCGATGCTACCACTGCAGCGGCAGCggccccagcagctcctgcaaAGAGACCGTGACAGTCACCTGTGACGAGGGCGAACGCTGTGGCTTCCTGGACCGCAAACCCCAACCAGGCCTGGGACAAGTCAAGATATCTGGGAACC CCTCCATGACCTTGGGCCATCAGCATCCGGCCTGCGTGGCTGTGCATCGTTGCAATCAAGTAGAAGTGGAGTCGGTGGGAGACGTGACCTATGAAACCCACAGGAACTGCTGCTTCGGAGACCTGTGCAACAGCGCCGTGGCAAGCACCGTGGCTCCTGCATGCATCTGGGCTGCAGTAGCCACCACCCTGGCCTGGCTCTTGCCGGGACTGTGGAGCGGGTAG